gtctaatttacatgttattttattaaaaaattaaggtctaattataaatatgtttttaataaattttttaatttcataatatttgtaaaaagaaaaattatacaaaatttaagagaaaaattactAGCTTTCTATCACTATATAGGTTGCCAAAGACATTTTGTAGATCTGTAGAGTCACCTGCTTCACGCACGCGACAAAAAGATCGAAGTAATCGATGGCGAAGAAAAGCTTTCTCGGTACAATAGACTGTCACATCGAAAGTACCAGATCTAGAATAGTAATCATAAACAGAATACTATGTTGATCATCCGGAATAGTAATCATAAACAGAAAAGTTCATCACAACTCGACAATCATGATATACAGAGTGTGTTACCGTTTcgtttctcattttttatctataagcTCTTTGATTATTTTGGAGTCGGTTTTTCtaagtcaaaattaaataaaataaaatcttctttcataattttaattaactattaaataaaaaatctgttaAAGAGCAAAGTTAAAGAGCAAAGTCtctaaatagaataataataagatttttttcatgttcTCTCATTTTGAAAGCTTGATCCACGAAATTTTCTAGGTCTTCGACAGCTTTATTAGCTCAATACCTTTTTTAGAAAAGATATTCAGGTTGATGAAAAAAGagtaactaattaaaaaaaaagtacgatGAACCTGGGACACTTTGTATACTACAATACAAGCATGCGATGCTGCGAGTCTGTTGACCGAGAGTAAAGCCTCGCTCTCTCGCATAGACGGAGAGGAGGAGCTCAGCTGGCCGACTTCTTCCTTCTCTCCAGTACGACACGCTTATCCACCAACCCAACGACGGTCCAGTTTTCTCGGTCACGGTTGCACGAGGGGGAGATTGCGGGTTCCTACATTATCCCCACGTGGTCCACATGGGGGAGCTCTTCGTCTCCTACCACCACAGGAGAGTTGCCGTTTCGCGCTAGTTCGAAGAGCAGATCGGCTGCAGGTGGATTTGGCGAACTGACATCGGTACCGAGAGGTTCTTCTAGAACAGAGGCCCTCCGTCGTTCATCGGTGCGGTCTGCCAGTTTTGAAGCAGGTTTCAAACAATCTGGGATAGTGAACTCGAATTCGTAATATTCGTGAAAAAAGTTCTTCCGTTGAGTGTCTGATAATATAGTTCCATGAGAGTGCTGAGAAATTGATGAACCGTTGCATGACAGTGACAGTGAAATCCGTGATACTTGCGGATCTGTTGATATTGAAACTGTTGATGAATCTTAGTGGTTTGCTAGGATGAGGATAGGACGGTCGTGTTGGGTGCTGCTGGTAAGATtgattcattaaaattgatattaatttttatcaattaaaaatagtgtATCTTgcgagtttttaattatttactaagtccatttttgtcatatatatatatatatatatatatatatataacaaaattttcatacttttaattacacgaaaaatatacgaaagaatatttgaaaagagcgataaacaaattttttataatattcttatgcGACAGATGTCTAAATTTTATCCTccctttttttctcaaaaatagcatttttaaattctttactaattattattaaaatattaccgtGTAATTACTGTTTCTGTGTATCAATAACTGTACCTAAAAATTATCAGGCTTGAAATCAtacttggaaaaaaaatttaatccgTTAGTTTTGGAGTTGAATGAACGATGTTCTTCACTTCCTTTAGTTTCTTGACCGAGTGATGCTCTCTGAGTCAGTTTACTTTATCCAAAGTGGAACAACCTTTGTCGTGACCTTGATCCAGCGGTTCGCTGGAACGAGGAAAAGTAATAGATGCCTCGCATACGGAATACCGAGTTCGCTCTCGCACGGAAACTTGCGAAAGGCTTTACATCAGCGTAATGAATATGGAACTCGTGCGACTAAGAATACTCATCACGAAATGTTCAAACGCAGTCACGCGATTTTGTTCATTGCTGAAGAACTCATTGATAATCAGTGAAATCTTGTCTGTTCGATGTGATTATTAGATTGATTACTGGTCGCCGATTGAAAAGTAGTGGATAGAAcaggattttaatttttatcaattaaattttaacttttataataaaaattttattattttaacttttataataaaaaacgacataattaaattcttattattattcttgctcctttttttatatctttacaatcacaatgaaattttttatctcaataACGAGCGGAAATgtttctttgataaaaatctaaaaataaattaacttaattatttccttgttttataagtttattgtaattttattcagaTTTATTATGGAAATACAATGTTTCAAGCATTTTCtggtattaaatttaaaaaatgcgtgaTGCCtttgtaagatatttaatttgaaaaaatgcatCTCTAATGATTGGATAATAACAGACCTACTCTTTGCCGGTCACGTTACAGTTGAGAACTTGGTTTTTCCAATGCATTGCATGACACATCGTGATTTGTAAATTCTCATGTGCGTGCGTAGCTGTATCCTGCGTTCGATGCTCTGAACACTACATTTTTCAGCGAAACTAGATGCCGTTATTAGCGTATTGAGAAGAGATATCTTTATATTCGTGATTTATTCCGCTATTATTAAAGcgcgtaaaaaattaataagcgtTAATTAAGGCTACCAATcctattttataagtatcgaTAAGTATAATGTTGCCCCGATTCACTAATACGTGTATGAGTTTAACGTTTATCGTTGATGACTAGCTTTCGACGTGATTATCTCTctcacaataattaattcgctcagccgaaaataattaaattgaagatAGCTTATCGCGTTCTCCAATTATAAGTTGTCGACTGTCAGTCTTTATCTTAAAAAGAAACTTACGGCTATTTACTTTCACTAAATCCGAGTCCACAAAAATcgtatatgtaaattatgcattcaatttatttaataaaatatgatgcTAGGCGATCGAATCTGCATAATACTTTCGCGACGGAATCTCAAACTCTGTTCTCGACGGTTGCATAAAATTGTGACGCAGACTCCATGGCATGCTGCAAAAGAGCATTGCGGCCACTGCGTTTCCGGTGCAACGAACGTAAACACACAGACCGACGTTTCTCCGGAGACGAACTTCCTCCTcgtaaaaaaaggaaaaaaaaaagaaaaaagagatcTCTTGTGCGATAATCGGTCCACGGTCTTGGCAAACAAGAGATACGTATAACGTAATTTACGCTTCCTTGCGGTTCATTCCTGGCTATGTACAGCGGTTGCACGCTCGTTACGATTGTTTCTTTCCGGAAGTTGCATTTTATTGTCCCTTCGCTCAGCCACGCGCGCCGTTTTCACTAGAATTTCATTAAATCGGCGTCTCGCCAGCGACGCCCACTAATTAGCGGTGTCAGATGTTAATTAACGTATATCATTTtgcttataaaaattcatctaTTTATGTTTGCATTTGcattaagtataatttttaactgagAATTAATTACAgctaattatgttttattatcaaCAAATTTAGATATGATGACACTCGCGAAGTTAATTAACTCGGATTTGTCGTTTAATCTGAATCAAGTGTTTTTATCCTTTAATCTTTCTGGCTATTAGATAGTTAATGACATAATGATGTATATTTtcattctatatttataaatgtgttGCATAATGCATTcgataatacaatattattctaacgacttatttaataatattatatataagaaaaattacgtGTCACAATACGCAACGCGCAATTTTGTTTCCGTCTCTAGACAGTTTTGTTACTGTCCCCGATCCACGCCGAGAAGGACGACAGTGCCGATCTCGACGATGGCGAAAAATCTCAGGAGAAGATATCGGCGTCGCTCAAGCTCGTCGACGAGGAGAATGGCAAAAACAGAACAAACAAAGTATGTAAAGTACTAAGCACTAAGAATCGAAGAACtttcgaataatatttaaccgatattgcttatttttttactttttcgtAAAATCCGAATcgcgtaaaatgtaaaataaaaatgtgaaataagaAAGATAACAAACCAAAGACTTAGCACATAATAATTCGTACGTTGCTTTctagtttataaataaatattacatcaaATTGATTCAGCAAAACGACGAAGATACTTTCTTATGAAACTAATCTCTCTTTCCAGGCAATGAAGATACCGGAGAAACGAGAGCAAATTGGCGAGGTGGTGCCGAGAGCGCGTAGTCGGCCGCAAAAATTAGCGGCACTAGCATCCACGAAAATATCAAACAGTACGACTTTCTCGCCACTTGAGGTGGTTCGGTCCCTCGCCGGCGGCGGAAGCAGAAGGAACGCCAGCAGAGAATTAACGCTACCTATCAACATGGATGTAACGAGGATCATATCCGAAGATACCGACTCCGAGGAGAGCGAGTCGGGCGAGGACGCGACGCTCGAAGCGCTACCCGAGGTGAGTCAAAGTGTACAAATCAAAAGCGGCGTGTATTTATACGGCGCGCGTTCGTGCATAAATGATCTATCACTGGCGACTTTTTCTTACCACCGGAGAACGGTAGAAAGTCGAAGTTTGACGTGTCTACTTGTCGTAAATTTCAACGAGATTTATCTCGCCgagttaaatatatgtatgttttcCCTGGCAGACAAGTTTCTCACGGCGCTACGcatgtaaatattgaattttatgtatGAAACCTGTAATAAATTCAGGTTCCAGGACGATTTCTAAACTACAAAATTGTCTAAATCGACATCTACCGTATTATAGCTTAATACAGAGATCATtgattgtatttattgtaaagaCCAGTTTGACGCACCATTCAtacttattttctattaatgaGACTTGAATTATAATCAAAGATCGTcacgttataattattcagAAAGATCTTAGAAATTCTATTAatcgaaacattttattttgtaatttattgtagtttctaatttttatttctttaagcTTGGCTATGTTTCTAAACTTATTGCGAATTTTGGTCAATATGTCATATATTCGaaggaatatatttttccgaattttaaTTCAGCACATCCTTCGATTGTGGGTCATACATTACGGTATTCCCGGATTTAGAACGAGACGGTATCGTATAATTTCGCTTGTAGCTTTAAACGCCGGCTGTTAAACGGCACCTTTTATGCGAGTACTTTCACGCGTTCgacatattttattgcgaCGCCTCGTCGCAAGGACCATCTCATGAATCTCGTGAGTGGTCGCGTTTACTATACACCGTCGGATGTAACGCACGAGAGAACGACTTTCCATTCTGGACATTAATTAGCGAACGACATGAACGAATATAGGCGGATGTGGATTTACTTCGTGTAGATTCGCAGATAAACGACGCTAGTGGATAGCTATAATAGTTACAAATAGAGTCGGCAGACTGTATAAAGTGAATGCAATAAGAAGCGCAAGGTAAAGGTGGTTTATTACTGTTTCCTTTAACCGGCAAcagatttatttgtttacgCAGTGTAGAGCTTTCTATGCATTAAAATCATTAAGATTATTGATAGGCACAATCAATTTTCACTTTGCATATTAGACATAAATAAACATACGATAAATTCAGGAAAATGATAAGATGCACGAATTTTAAGTGGGCAATAAAATACATCGTTAATAATACGCAAGCTGTACAAATAATGttcctttttatttccttttcacACTTTTTCAGTATACCTAAATAAACGGTCATTAAGGCCATTGTGCACAAACAATGCTTGAAGACGTTCATAATTATGGAGAATACATATTGTGAATTTCAAATTCGCACGCTAAtctttaattatgaattttttgtacattattattattaataagtatcagatttaacaatatttctttttattatactttaactaaaaaaaaggaacacaAACTttaatgtcaaaattataaagttttgataattttataaattggagAAAATAAGGGTATTGTTCTGAACATTATTACGgataaattttctgaattataGGCCCAAGAACTGCGATTAGTGAGACCGAACGAGCGACGGCGACCCGTACAAGTCAAACCGTTACGGCCACCACTTCCAAATCGAAGAAATGTTTACACAGGTCAGTTTTCTCATTGACAATTGCATCAGATAAAAGCGATAAAAATGCTGAGACAGACCGTTCGATTTTCAGCATCATCGCGGCCGTCTATCGTGCGGTCCTCTAAGCGACCGAATGATTCGAAGAGGAGACCCACGGAAAACGAATGCACTTTCTTCACGAAGACAGTGTGTCTGGAGGCCAACGATTATCCGCAGTAAGTCCACCTCGAACTTTCGTTTCGGCGTTGAATTAATGATGGACAATTGTTATGCGGCAATTTGCATACGGGCGAGATTAAAATCTCTCGGGCCGTCTTAATTGGCGAGACTGCGGTTTTCACTTTCCGCGTAGCCCTCCTCCCGAGAGGCGACcgaattttaaagataaataaagcGTATCattaagttattataaaaatttaattaattaaattaataagatattagcggctattttttttctttttttcgattattttcaaattttttgtatcatctTTTTGTGAATAgttaatagttaataattaatttgcattaattcgcttattgcaaagaaatatatattaaccaattgtaacattgctgttTTTCTTGCtaaattttgctaaaatttgGTCTTCACAAGTTgaattattatcttaattcTTCGAATAGAAAGTGAATGtgcataaagaaaatttttcccAGTAGAAAAAATAGACTATTGTTCACTTTCCCGAAGAAGCATGCATTAATAACGCTCTTAACTTTCTAGCGAGGCGATAATAAGAAGTTTAAGGTCTAATAAGGAAATGGTATCGGCTTTGTTGACGGACTACAAAACGCCAGATGCCGGAAgcatagaagaaaaattgccGATTGCTCTAGCATTGGATACCAAATATGAAAATCGCTATGAAAACAGATACGAGAGCAACGAAATTAAaaggtaaataataaaatgtttttttctagttatatttttaaaattgtatattctcaataattttagaatatgtatattgtaaattttttaatttttaactttaatatgaataaaaaaagccACCCAAAGTAAGCAAAATGTTCGCAATGttgacaataaatttattgttaatctgGTAATATTGGACTATCTAGGTACTCGTACATagatatcgaaaaattatttggtacagcttaatatgtataaatttaatttaatctctaaaataaaagtctcagaaaagtcaaaaaaaagactaaaaattccacaatttataatgataattattttcgtcattaattgtacattttaactTTCAGAAGATCCGACAATCCCTTTGACAACGTGGAAGAGGGTTTCACCTGCCCGTCAACTGTCAAATATGCTCGCCCGCAATTGGCGAGAGCTGCTTCCGGAGTCTGgaagtatataataaacacAGGCGAACACACCCAAACGATACGATTGGAAAAATGCTCGTAAGTATGATATTATATGTAAGGCTTAAAAGagaaatgtgtaatttatttgGACATTGATTAACAGTTTACGTAATACTCCATTATAAGTAATTGATGAGAATCACGAGATATTTATTACCTTGTAAGGCATTGActtgtttaaaatatgcattacaATAAAGAGTTCGAATGCAATAAAGCAttaactataaattaaaattaacaaactttaacaaataaaataaatttaataaatcctTTTCTTAACtcaataaatatgcaaataattctgatagttatttgattatttaatattttatcacagcAATCCACATTCGAGCTGCTCGTTTATCTCCGAGAACTACCGTTCCTCCTGCGTGCAAATCTACAACTACCACAGGCTGCTGACCTGGGATCAGAAATTAGGATTGCATATGGACATATTTAAAGTACCAACTTGCTGTAGCTGCCATGTGCACGGTTACTCCGAGATCTACCCGCCGCATCAAAAGGATCCGCCAGCAAAGCCCAAAGAAACATTTCCGGGCTCGGAGTTCGCGACAATCAATGATCAAAAGGATGATTTCCAGGACCTTAGCAAACTCGGCAGCTTTAATCAGATCAGCAAATATACTCCCATCTCCAACTTCGACTCCAGTCTCGGTACTTTATCCAATAATTACTCAGCATCGATTCTATGTCGAACAATTTTGATGAACATTTCTCGTCTTCTTCAGTACCCAGCAACAAGAAGCCAATATTAGACATCACTCCGACGACCAGGCCCAGCTTCACTCTTCCTACTAGAACCAGATTGAAGAAGCCCGCGTCAATTCTGAGGCCGTTTGACAAATTACCGCAACAGCACGCGCCCAACACGCGAGCGCCGGGCTACAAAGGGCCGCTGACAAAGGGCAACAGACCCAATCGGCTTAGCAGACCTCCCTTCAGACGGGAGTCCACCTCCCACGCCGAGGATTTTATGGAGACTTCCGCTAATACCTCGACTAAAATCCGGTAAGCTTTCCAATcactcatttttaattaatggattacatattataattaataaaataagtattcttctttattaagtaaaacaatttatatctGACATAATAGCtgacaaattgataaaaagtgatttttattgatgtttatttgagaattataaattaactttagataaaattaaattaatttattaaacatctgaaattaatcattatttaaaaccttatgttctaataaaaatcactatttaataataaatttatttttgcaacaaatgaGACGCTACTAATGTCTTTAGAATTAAATCTTGGATTTTCtgaatgcataaaaataatttttttttcaattgttaGATATCCATCTTTATCTAGATACAGCCAGCCGTACGACCAGGATGTGGACGCCACGTCGAGGCTGCAGAACAGCGGCTTCGACGATGAGTACCACGAGCCGCAGCGGAGAATCAATTATAACTATCATCCTATCATAGACTTCTTTAAACCGGAAGCTGCCATGCTGCAATCCGCGGAGCCGCAACTTGCCACCCAGCCGGCACCGGTTCAAAGTGACAATAGCGCGTGGAAGCCGATGATATCTTAGACCGTAGTGTTCTTCCTTCGGAGTACCTGACATCCTACTTTAACGAAGATTCCAAATCACGCATTTCGCGAAGTCCGCCTTTCTTATATCAATCTCTATAATCGTGAGAGCGTattatttcttagaaaaatatccgATGTCCCGCGATGTGATATTCATAGTTCAACCCGTGTccttggaattattttaagctaagaaattcaagtaaaataaaataagattgaaagttcaattaatatttaataagtaaattgCGAAGACTTATCTATATACTcagtttaattacaaatactaCATCGCAGGGCAtcttgtattattataaaaatttaaatatatattttatctaattagtTTCATTTTATCGTCAAACTCGTATATGTAAAGACTTAATAGATATTTACGACGTATCGCTCAAAGGATTATttgtatagtaataataaaatgggTATCAGAATAGATATTCGTAAATATGATCAGTCGATAAAGTATTATGGCCACAAAGGGCAGATGCaataatcgttttttttttttttttttactgtaacaCGTCTATCTTGACCtactatttattaatcattagcTCTAtgagttatttataaattgtacttAAGGATTTTAcaacatttgttttctttttgtattacaaataaagtatttttagatTGTTCTTTTGTCTCGACgcttatttaattgtttgatATAAGTTGAGTCAATTACAATATATCTTACAGCCGACAGGAGAAAGTGTTTTATTCGTAATCGAAGCAATGCCGATCGCTGTTAGCATGAAATGTGCACGATTTACTTACCGCAACTTATTTCAATCAGCGATCTGTGAATGTTTCACGTTTTGGAAGTTAAAAACTTCTTCCTTCCTGTGTAGCTTGCTTTCGTGCCAGGGTGACTGACCATCGATTTTTCTCAGTGAATTGCGgatatgattattttatgtaaaaccgAGAGGATGTAACGCAATCATGTCATCTTCGCACAAACGGAGAaagctaaattttttttcgcaactGTGTGTTTTACAAAGATTGCTCAGAGGTGTGCACCAGATAATGAAGTAAAAACCGGAAGGATTTAAGTCTGTTTTATCGTGGTCCAACTTTTATCAATCCATTTTGCAACTAAAATTCAAATAGATCTATTTGTATAAAtcttcatattatataatcttgttataatttttatctcaaatattttaatcacaatatgtgttacaaatacaaatataataatttaattatagtcaataaaaaaataaactcaaGGTGCGACGAAACATTTATAATCAGTATGCTGCAATTTTGAATTTCACGCTGTGACacgtaacaaattatttttacgactTATTAATTAGTTACGATTTACTTGGAATTGAAACCGTTCTGCTTGTTATTCGGAGTAAAAGTGAAACGACGTTTTGTAAacgacatttaaaaaaaaaaaaaaaattaattatcattaatggaaggaggggggagggaggcgTATGgcatgcaataaaatgtatattaaagttagaaaactattttaatacaatattaaaacagTTCTGCTTAgataattacatacataaacACATGTTTAATTTGTGTTgttcttattataatatacatagcaTGAGTTGTGGTGCGTAAAATAATCTCGCCTTTGTGAAAGGCATTATATTGTTCAGCAAACTATACCGTTGTGACTGAAGATTGACGGTGAAATGCGTCTCATAGTATTGTTTTCTGCGAGTCGATTGCACATGTGCAATTGTATGAAAATTAAGTCGATCTCCGTAGTCATAAATTCAAATGTTTCATCACTGGAATATTCTTATGCAATatgttcaaaaaaatttaaattatttgtattaaataataattcaagttaaaaaaaaataatttgtttatattttcataatttttacaaatgagatattctttaataattgattacatttagaatataaaataaagagcgaaaaaattgattattaaaaagcAGATGAAAAATACTCTACTTATTTaacgatttaatattaaaatttgtattaattgtggatattaattaaaaaaattataaatattacttaaaaaaaaaaaaaattctacatcaaTCTAAGCTCTCGTATTTGCTTTCTGAAATTAGAAGTTCCATATTCCATTATCTCGCGAGTTCGTCGGAGCGAAGAAAGTCCCGGAGCTCGAGCGACACGCTTCGCGGCCCAACGCGGAAAGACGCGGGAGACAATTGCCAAGCCGAAGCGCAGCCGGCGAAACGAACGAGTTACAGCTGACTGAACGAAGTAAATCGCTTAGAC
This window of the Linepithema humile isolate Giens D197 chromosome 1, Lhum_UNIL_v1.0, whole genome shotgun sequence genome carries:
- the LOC105675647 gene encoding neurotrophin 1-like, with amino-acid sequence MRIGRSCWVLLTVLLLSPIHAEKDDSADLDDGEKSQEKISASLKLVDEENGKNRTNKAMKIPEKREQIGEVVPRARSRPQKLAALASTKISNSTTFSPLEVVRSLAGGGSRRNASRELTLPINMDVTRIISEDTDSEESESGEDATLEALPEAQELRLVRPNERRRPVQVKPLRPPLPNRRNVYTASSRPSIVRSSKRPNDSKRRPTENECTFFTKTVCLEANDYPHEAIIRSLRSNKEMVSALLTDYKTPDAGSIEEKLPIALALDTKYENRYENRYESNEIKRRSDNPFDNVEEGFTCPSTVKYARPQLARAASGVWKYIINTGEHTQTIRLEKCSNPHSSCSFISENYRSSCVQIYNYHRLLTWDQKLGLHMDIFKVPTCCSCHVHGYSEIYPPHQKDPPAKPKETFPGSEFATINDQKDDFQDLSKLGSFNQISKYTPISNFDSSLVPSNKKPILDITPTTRPSFTLPTRTRLKKPASILRPFDKLPQQHAPNTRAPGYKGPLTKGNRPNRLSRPPFRRESTSHAEDFMETSANTSTKIRYPSLSRYSQPYDQDVDATSRLQNSGFDDEYHEPQRRINYNYHPIIDFFKPEAAMLQSAEPQLATQPAPVQSDNSAWKPMIS